One Ignavibacteria bacterium genomic window carries:
- a CDS encoding PAS domain S-box protein: MSIIIYRNIDEYRTNINRINHSNEIMKENAAIGISAAYLPALRREYINSGNGKFLNNYNSQKDSLLSKISHIKKLTSANPVQQNLIWILDSLINSNIQILDNSIYQYHQNNGLSLAQDEINNLIRHKLLEIAVVTKAIEDEEARLLHQEMSESERTNRNSQIFIIATSLFSFIIIGFSLYVSNKLIKNKNQTERLLVKSYDELEDKVDERTHELKMSNEKLKDEITSRKKIEASLRESEKRFRTLADSAPILIWMADEDKLCNYFNKIWLDFTGRSLEQELGNGWAEGVHPDDLQRCMDMYTTAFDRREKFQMEYRLRNYAGDYCWILHKGVPLYEGNEFIGYIGGCIDINERKKTEQFLNIQYIISKILAEEHSLEIASRKVLEEICHAVGWDFGILWIVENEKLIVEALWSSDKDEKLKYSLMEDRSREINKGDGLLGRVWENKSALWIPVIHKEQQFVRKNEVIAMGWNSVFATPIMNENAVIAIIEFFNKDISTPNKEMINVLEAIGRQIGNYIERKKAEEQLNSYHEDLEGKVKERTIELANTLQKLISEIDEKEKIQNRLKLFAHAVRGIKECIYITDLKNNVIFVNSAFEKIYGYSEEETKGKEIPILTAKHISDEKRNEILQGTMKGGWKGDFLTTRKDNSEFYVSLSTTTIKNDEGDIEAIIGICQDVTENKQNQELINKRYSLLNLLNDVMKVTNKTFNLNEAIQHAVNKVCQYTTWDIGHCYLSKNNQLESCAIWNEDLNPVYNEFKVLTRDIIFQSGEGLPGATLETGKPFWIKIDDLIDINKYKRAKLAKSAGLSTGIWVPIIKQNETVGVLEFFKKDKYNLDNEMLECLVNIGLEIGSVLERDEIITKIRESEKLLIDAQHIAKLGSWEWDVQNNTVSWSSELYEIYERKPEDIDLDYESFLSVNHPDDVEYTKQIIGKAYLDKEPFDYFHRIVTPDNKVKTVKSTGEVFTDAEGNITRMFGTCLDVTEIKETEKKLRESEEELRKANIKLIETQKELIHNEKLAALGRFSSGIAHEIRNPLANIRGLAQMVSRANVDEKLEKHLNYIMINVDLANNIIKDLLDFASPEDLAFREENIREIINNIVESVKPAFSEKNINIILDIPDNLPNIEVDKLKLENAFLNFVFNAKDAMPDGGKITITVRHDKDTDELILYFTDTGIGIAQENLDKILEPFFTTKNTGTGLGLSLAYQTVKSHDGGFNIRSAVGKGTQIEIKLPIKNNNGKNINS, translated from the coding sequence ATGAGTATAATTATTTATAGAAACATTGATGAATACAGGACAAACATTAACAGGATAAATCACTCAAATGAAATAATGAAAGAAAATGCAGCTATAGGAATTTCAGCTGCATATCTGCCCGCTCTAAGACGTGAATATATAAATTCCGGAAATGGAAAATTTCTTAATAATTATAATTCTCAAAAAGATTCTCTTCTTTCAAAAATCAGCCATATAAAAAAATTAACATCTGCCAATCCGGTTCAACAGAATCTGATATGGATTTTAGATTCATTGATTAATTCAAACATACAAATTCTTGATAATTCGATATATCAATACCATCAGAATAACGGACTTTCCTTAGCACAGGATGAAATAAATAATCTGATTAGGCATAAGCTGCTTGAAATAGCCGTGGTTACAAAAGCAATTGAAGATGAAGAAGCTCGTTTACTTCATCAGGAAATGTCAGAGTCGGAAAGAACAAACCGGAACTCACAGATATTTATCATAGCGACGAGTTTGTTTTCTTTTATTATTATTGGATTTTCGTTATATGTATCCAACAAGCTAATAAAAAATAAAAATCAGACGGAACGTCTGCTTGTAAAATCATATGATGAGCTTGAAGACAAGGTTGATGAAAGAACTCATGAGCTAAAAATGTCAAATGAAAAATTAAAAGATGAAATTACGTCGAGAAAAAAAATTGAGGCATCATTAAGAGAGAGCGAAAAACGTTTCAGGACTCTTGCGGATTCTGCTCCTATTTTAATATGGATGGCAGACGAGGATAAATTATGCAATTACTTTAATAAAATTTGGCTGGACTTTACTGGAAGGTCGCTTGAACAAGAATTAGGAAATGGATGGGCTGAAGGTGTTCATCCGGATGATTTACAGAGATGCATGGATATGTATACAACTGCATTTGACAGGAGAGAAAAATTTCAAATGGAATACCGGTTGAGAAATTATGCCGGTGATTATTGCTGGATATTGCATAAGGGTGTTCCTCTGTATGAAGGGAATGAGTTTATAGGATATATAGGCGGTTGTATAGATATAAACGAAAGAAAGAAAACTGAACAGTTCCTGAACATACAGTATATAATTTCTAAAATTCTGGCAGAAGAGCATTCGCTTGAGATTGCTTCAAGGAAAGTGCTTGAAGAAATTTGCCATGCAGTAGGTTGGGATTTCGGAATCTTATGGATTGTTGAAAACGAAAAACTAATAGTGGAAGCGCTCTGGAGCTCCGATAAAGATGAAAAATTAAAATATTCATTAATGGAAGACCGCAGCCGCGAAATCAATAAAGGCGACGGTCTGCTTGGCAGAGTCTGGGAAAATAAATCTGCTTTATGGATTCCTGTTATTCATAAAGAACAACAATTCGTAAGGAAAAATGAAGTTATTGCAATGGGCTGGAATTCAGTATTTGCCACGCCTATTATGAATGAAAACGCCGTTATTGCAATTATTGAATTTTTTAATAAAGACATATCCACTCCTAACAAGGAAATGATTAACGTGCTTGAGGCAATCGGCAGGCAAATAGGAAATTATATCGAAAGAAAAAAAGCTGAAGAACAGCTTAATTCATATCATGAGGACCTGGAAGGAAAAGTCAAAGAAAGAACTATTGAGCTTGCCAATACATTGCAAAAGTTAATAAGTGAGATTGATGAAAAGGAAAAAATCCAGAACAGGCTGAAATTATTTGCGCATGCCGTAAGGGGCATTAAGGAATGTATTTACATAACAGACCTTAAGAATAATGTAATTTTCGTAAACAGCGCATTTGAAAAAATTTATGGATATTCGGAAGAAGAAACTAAAGGAAAAGAAATTCCTATTCTAACTGCAAAACATATTTCCGATGAAAAAAGGAATGAAATCCTTCAAGGCACTATGAAGGGCGGTTGGAAAGGCGATTTTTTAACAACAAGAAAAGATAACTCTGAGTTTTATGTTTCTCTATCGACAACAACTATCAAAAATGATGAAGGTGATATAGAGGCGATTATAGGCATATGCCAGGACGTAACGGAGAATAAGCAGAATCAAGAACTGATAAATAAACGTTATAGTCTTTTAAATCTGTTAAATGATGTAATGAAGGTTACAAATAAAACGTTTAACTTGAATGAAGCAATTCAACATGCTGTTAATAAAGTCTGCCAATATACAACCTGGGATATAGGTCATTGTTATTTATCTAAGAATAATCAACTGGAATCTTGTGCAATATGGAATGAAGATTTGAACCCGGTTTACAACGAGTTTAAAGTTCTGACAAGGGACATAATTTTTCAAAGTGGTGAAGGACTGCCGGGGGCAACTTTAGAAACCGGAAAACCTTTTTGGATAAAGATAGATGATTTAATCGACATTAATAAATATAAACGGGCGAAGTTAGCAAAATCTGCAGGATTATCAACCGGCATATGGGTACCTATTATTAAACAAAATGAAACTGTTGGTGTTCTGGAATTCTTTAAGAAAGACAAATATAATCTTGATAATGAAATGCTTGAATGCCTCGTAAATATTGGCTTGGAAATAGGAAGCGTGCTTGAAAGAGATGAAATTATAACAAAAATCAGAGAGAGTGAAAAATTGCTTATTGATGCTCAGCATATTGCCAAACTTGGAAGCTGGGAATGGGATGTTCAAAACAATACGGTTTCTTGGTCAAGCGAACTTTATGAAATTTATGAACGTAAGCCCGAAGACATTGATTTGGACTATGAGTCATTCCTATCGGTTAATCATCCTGACGACGTAGAATATACAAAACAAATTATCGGCAAAGCATATCTTGACAAAGAACCGTTCGATTATTTTCATAGGATTGTCACACCGGACAATAAAGTAAAAACAGTAAAGTCTACCGGTGAAGTATTTACCGATGCTGAAGGCAATATTACAAGGATGTTTGGAACGTGTCTGGATGTAACAGAAATAAAAGAAACTGAAAAAAAATTAAGAGAAAGTGAAGAAGAACTTAGAAAAGCTAACATAAAATTAATCGAAACACAGAAGGAACTTATTCATAATGAAAAGCTTGCTGCGCTCGGAAGATTCTCATCGGGTATAGCTCACGAAATCAGAAATCCTCTTGCAAACATAAGAGGATTGGCACAGATGGTTTCACGCGCAAACGTCGATGAAAAGCTTGAAAAACATCTGAATTACATTATGATAAATGTCGATTTAGCAAACAACATTATAAAAGATTTATTGGACTTTGCCTCGCCTGAAGACTTAGCTTTTAGGGAAGAAAACATTCGTGAAATTATAAATAACATAGTTGAAAGCGTAAAACCTGCTTTCTCTGAAAAAAATATAAATATAATACTGGATATTCCGGATAATCTTCCGAATATTGAAGTAGATAAATTAAAGCTTGAGAATGCATTTTTAAATTTTGTATTTAATGCAAAAGATGCAATGCCTGACGGAGGTAAGATTACAATAACCGTGAGACATGATAAAGATACCGATGAATTAATACTTTATTTCACAGATACGGGAATAGGAATTGCGCAGGAAAATCTGGATAAAATTCTTGAGCCGTTTTTTACAACTAAAAACACCGGAACAGGTTTGGGCTTAAGTCTTGCTTACCAAACTGTTAAATCGCATGACGGCGGATTCAACATCAGGAGCGCCGTTGGAAAAGGAACACAGATAGAAATTAAATTACCAATAAAAAATAATAATGGAAAAAATATTAATAGTTGA
- a CDS encoding sigma-54 dependent transcriptional regulator, translating to MEKILIVDDNEYLRFTLSELLEGAGFAVTAVEDGGDAIRQVKEQPYSLVILDMKLKEMDGSEVLRRIKSIKESLPVIILTAFGDIKSAVETIKMGANDYITKPFDNDDMLKVIRKTLEMNYLNQEVNILRKKMEEAYKSGDVVGKSKVMLDVFEQVKIVAPTNLTVMIEGESGTGKEIIANMIHRLSDRNKNALISVDCGAIPDTLIESELFGHEKGAYTDAKNMKEGKFELANNGTIFLDEITNLSDSNQIKLLRIIQERKVTRLGSKKPIDLNVRIIVASNIRLSDAVNNKTFRHDLYYRLNEFHIDLPPLRERKDDIPLFVEYFIKDANKELNKSIREVSPVIMEKLMNHSWPGNVRELRNVIRRSVLLSLTPVINTIQIPDDIMRMPQQESAVENDKFSIKHSTKAVEKELIIKALNESGGNKSKAAKILNMNERTFYRRLKSLGIE from the coding sequence ATGGAAAAAATATTAATAGTTGATGATAATGAATATTTAAGATTTACTTTGTCAGAGCTTCTCGAAGGCGCGGGATTTGCTGTAACAGCCGTTGAGGATGGCGGCGATGCAATACGGCAGGTGAAAGAACAGCCGTATTCTCTTGTCATACTTGATATGAAGCTGAAAGAAATGGACGGGAGTGAAGTGCTGAGGAGAATTAAATCAATAAAAGAATCTCTCCCTGTAATAATACTTACAGCGTTTGGTGATATTAAAAGCGCTGTAGAGACCATAAAGATGGGAGCAAATGATTATATCACAAAGCCCTTTGACAATGATGATATGCTTAAAGTTATAAGGAAAACCCTCGAAATGAATTATCTCAATCAGGAAGTTAATATATTGAGAAAAAAGATGGAGGAGGCATATAAATCGGGCGACGTTGTCGGCAAAAGCAAGGTTATGCTGGACGTATTTGAGCAAGTTAAAATAGTTGCGCCGACTAACTTAACTGTTATGATTGAAGGTGAAAGCGGAACAGGAAAAGAAATTATTGCAAACATGATTCACAGATTAAGCGACAGAAATAAAAATGCTCTCATTTCAGTTGACTGCGGTGCAATTCCCGACACTCTCATTGAAAGCGAGCTTTTCGGTCATGAAAAAGGAGCTTACACAGATGCGAAAAATATGAAGGAAGGAAAGTTTGAGCTTGCTAATAACGGAACAATCTTTCTTGATGAGATTACAAACCTTTCAGATTCAAACCAGATAAAGCTTTTAAGAATCATTCAGGAAAGAAAAGTTACGCGCCTTGGTTCCAAAAAGCCGATTGATTTGAATGTAAGAATCATTGTTGCATCAAATATACGTTTGAGCGATGCTGTAAACAATAAAACTTTCCGTCATGACTTGTATTATCGTTTAAATGAATTTCATATTGACCTTCCGCCCCTTCGTGAAAGAAAAGATGACATCCCTTTGTTTGTTGAATATTTTATTAAAGATGCAAATAAAGAACTTAATAAATCTATCAGAGAAGTATCACCGGTTATAATGGAAAAATTGATGAATCATAGCTGGCCCGGTAACGTGCGTGAGCTTAGAAATGTGATTAGAAGGTCTGTCTTGCTTTCTCTAACTCCTGTTATTAATACGATTCAGATACCTGATGATATTATGCGTATGCCTCAACAGGAATCTGCCGTTGAAAACGATAAATTTTCCATTAAACATTCAACCAAAGCTGTTGAAAAAGAATTAATTATTAAGGCACTTAATGAAAGCGGAGGAAATAAATCGAAAGCCGCTAAAATTCTCAATATGAATGAGCGGACATTTTACAGAAGACTAAAAAGTTTGGGGATTGAATAA
- a CDS encoding DUF3347 domain-containing protein: protein MRKLKFLIAFIFILGFISCNKQQQTNLEKEVDTATTKVRKELDTLISSIKSGDTIFNNVKITQVDTAKLSSPELRESINNIFSYYIDIKNELADNDSVDSRSKAKEMMSVVLTSIEKIGPKNIDKKWKFSSEKVEKAAAEIEAAGTLEKQRILFDKLSKSVLEAIQQYGLEDKTIYQLSCSDALSGKGGTWLSDSKNSDNPYLGENASNKNCAKVVAAWKFN from the coding sequence ATGAGAAAGTTAAAATTTTTAATCGCATTTATTTTTATTTTAGGATTTATTTCCTGTAATAAACAGCAGCAAACTAATTTGGAAAAAGAAGTTGATACTGCAACAACAAAGGTAAGAAAAGAACTGGATACTTTGATTTCATCAATTAAAAGCGGGGATACGATTTTTAACAATGTAAAAATAACACAGGTTGATACAGCAAAACTTTCGTCTCCCGAGCTTCGAGAAAGCATAAATAACATTTTTTCTTACTATATAGATATAAAAAATGAGCTTGCAGATAACGATTCTGTTGATTCCAGAAGCAAAGCAAAAGAAATGATGAGTGTTGTTTTAACATCAATTGAAAAAATAGGTCCAAAAAACATAGATAAAAAATGGAAATTTTCATCAGAAAAAGTTGAAAAAGCTGCCGCTGAAATTGAAGCAGCAGGAACACTGGAAAAACAACGGATATTGTTTGATAAATTAAGCAAATCTGTTCTTGAAGCAATTCAACAATATGGCTTGGAAGATAAAACTATTTATCAATTGAGTTGCAGTGATGCGTTGTCCGGTAAGGGCGGAACTTGGTTATCGGATTCTAAAAATAGTGACAACCCATATTTAGGCGAGAATGCTTCTAATAAGAATTGCGCGAAAGTTGTTGCCGCCTGGAAATTTAATTAA
- a CDS encoding ferritin-like domain-containing protein, producing the protein MAKLKSLEDFFIEELKDLYSAEKQILKALPKMVKNATSEELKEALQNHLEETENQVTRLEQISKNIGKGLTGKKCKAMEGLLEEGKEVMEEEAEPAVKDAAIIAAAQKVEHYEIASYGCARTYAKLLGDTNSEELLQETLDEEGNADKTLTSIAEEINIEALEEEE; encoded by the coding sequence ATGGCAAAGTTAAAATCATTAGAAGATTTCTTCATTGAAGAATTAAAAGACCTTTATAGCGCTGAAAAACAAATTTTAAAAGCATTACCTAAGATGGTTAAAAATGCAACTTCAGAAGAACTGAAAGAAGCGCTTCAAAATCATCTTGAAGAAACAGAAAATCAAGTTACAAGACTTGAACAAATTTCCAAAAATATCGGAAAAGGTTTGACAGGTAAAAAGTGCAAAGCCATGGAAGGATTACTGGAAGAAGGAAAAGAAGTTATGGAAGAAGAAGCTGAACCCGCAGTAAAGGATGCAGCTATAATCGCAGCAGCACAGAAAGTTGAACATTATGAAATCGCTTCTTATGGATGTGCAAGAACTTATGCAAAATTACTTGGAGACACAAACTCTGAAGAGCTGCTTCAGGAAACACTTGATGAGGAAGGAAACGCTGATAAAACTTTGACTTCTATAGCTGAAGAGATTAATATCGAAGCCCTCGAAGAAGAAGAATAA